In Arsenophonus sp. aPb, one DNA window encodes the following:
- a CDS encoding porin, whose amino-acid sequence MFSFIKNKSTGLIFFCFYIPGAMAVDVYDKQGSRIAVNGEIESKLMSSKDKNQDGNEIKVKLGLELDSQFTDSVSGFAKFEHETELHGGEGDKSNESKNNLAFAGLKYKTHHIDYGRNYGVIYDVAAYTDGLSLFDGDFFSDSDISTTKEASNLLTYRQTDFFNLVKGLNFALQYQGKNSHNDEVQHQNGEGWGASVSYHFTDDLQATVAYFYSNRTQQQQQIRAGKSAEIWAVGFNYDAEPVKFAGLYSESRNIHFHEVDDNVVIFGKVSTLELLSSYTFASGLEPGIAYFYSRANKQVDVVNYLNIYTNYNFNDNFKAYAAYKVNLLRNSQRANELEIARDNVIGIGMTYSF is encoded by the coding sequence ATGTTTTCTTTTATTAAAAATAAATCGACCGGTTTAATTTTTTTCTGTTTTTATATTCCCGGGGCTATGGCAGTAGACGTTTATGATAAGCAAGGTAGTCGAATAGCGGTTAATGGTGAGATTGAATCTAAACTAATGAGTTCAAAAGATAAGAATCAAGATGGTAATGAAATAAAAGTAAAACTGGGTTTAGAGTTAGATAGTCAGTTTACCGATTCTGTTAGTGGTTTTGCCAAATTTGAACATGAAACAGAACTACATGGCGGAGAAGGGGATAAAAGTAATGAATCAAAGAATAATTTGGCTTTTGCCGGATTAAAATATAAAACTCACCATATCGATTATGGTCGTAATTATGGTGTTATTTATGATGTTGCTGCTTATACCGATGGATTATCGCTTTTTGACGGTGATTTCTTTTCTGATAGTGATATTTCAACCACCAAAGAGGCGAGTAATTTGCTGACTTATCGCCAAACTGATTTTTTTAATTTAGTAAAGGGACTCAATTTTGCTTTGCAGTATCAAGGCAAAAATAGTCATAATGATGAGGTTCAGCATCAAAATGGTGAGGGGTGGGGAGCCAGTGTTAGTTATCACTTTACCGATGATTTGCAAGCAACCGTGGCCTATTTTTATTCCAACAGAACTCAGCAGCAACAGCAGATCCGGGCGGGTAAATCGGCGGAAATATGGGCGGTAGGTTTCAATTATGACGCTGAACCTGTCAAATTTGCCGGTTTATATTCCGAAAGCCGCAATATTCATTTTCACGAAGTCGATGATAATGTAGTGATCTTTGGTAAAGTTAGTACCCTTGAGTTGCTTTCTTCCTATACATTTGCATCAGGCTTAGAGCCGGGAATAGCTTATTTTTATTCGCGGGCTAATAAGCAAGTGGATGTGGTTAATTATCTTAATATTTATACTAACTATAATTTTAACGATAATTTTAAAGCTTACGCTGCTTATAAAGTTAATCTATTGAGAAATAGCCAACGGGCTAACGAATTAGAGATAGCGCGCGATAATGTTATTGGGATAGGGATGACTTATAGTTTCTAA
- a CDS encoding type I-F CRISPR-associated protein Csy1: MLDPAIEAFFTVRKAEWLKKNLKSSDNEEQINTKRQECERVFSLANWLPERAAKINSRALTTHPSTFTHTATGIGKKNLKNQTFVTPIIYSGKRQNDGFLRSGNVVYKTIDSVGNAAEMGIENFLRLKLADGASLLEHIENETDLAKSLLSIDGHDYNTLRTDLLAIKAQHPKPSTSSKIKQIYFPIDDGYHLLSLLTPSCYLFELRQRIDQLRFAEENKAARQLKSKNEYSEHGFSEIYGITTMSFGGTKPQNASMLSSQNGGKAHLLLSLPPTLQTRTLRLPQHNFFTDTFNPFHIKETFQAFHCFLHIDKNNINLRNQRDSYIQEYIEHIILIMYHIRQKFSENNIKLPENLPDYQKIWLFPNRQDERNQTNDWLTYLIEVLARQFISSYQKIIEKKYIQLGDAELKKIIQLVVENNKESLR, encoded by the coding sequence ATGTTAGATCCAGCAATAGAAGCCTTTTTTACTGTACGCAAAGCAGAATGGCTTAAAAAAAATCTTAAATCCTCCGACAATGAAGAACAAATCAATACAAAAAGGCAAGAATGTGAAAGAGTTTTTAGTTTAGCAAACTGGCTACCTGAACGAGCTGCTAAAATAAATAGTCGAGCATTAACCACCCACCCCAGTACATTTACTCATACCGCTACCGGCATAGGTAAAAAAAATCTAAAAAACCAAACTTTTGTCACACCAATTATCTACTCGGGAAAAAGGCAAAATGACGGTTTTTTACGCTCAGGTAATGTGGTATATAAAACTATTGATTCAGTTGGTAATGCCGCAGAAATGGGTATTGAGAATTTTCTTCGGCTTAAATTAGCTGATGGAGCATCATTACTTGAGCATATTGAAAATGAAACGGATTTAGCCAAATCACTGTTATCAATCGATGGCCATGATTATAATACCCTTAGAACTGACCTATTAGCCATTAAAGCTCAGCACCCAAAGCCATCAACCAGTTCCAAAATAAAACAGATCTACTTCCCAATTGACGATGGATATCACCTATTATCGCTATTAACACCATCGTGTTACTTATTTGAATTACGTCAGCGTATCGACCAGCTGCGCTTTGCGGAAGAAAACAAAGCAGCACGACAGTTAAAAAGCAAAAACGAATATAGTGAGCATGGCTTTAGCGAAATCTATGGTATTACTACCATGAGTTTTGGTGGTACCAAACCACAAAATGCCTCAATGCTAAGCAGCCAAAACGGCGGTAAAGCCCACTTGCTGTTATCTCTGCCACCTACCCTGCAAACTCGCACACTACGCTTGCCACAACACAATTTTTTTACTGATACCTTCAATCCTTTTCATATAAAAGAAACCTTTCAGGCATTTCATTGTTTCCTACATATAGATAAAAACAATATAAATTTACGCAACCAGCGAGATAGTTATATACAAGAGTATATCGAGCATATTATTTTAATCATGTATCACATTCGTCAGAAATTTAGCGAAAATAATATTAAATTACCGGAAAACCTACCCGATTATCAAAAAATCTGGCTTTTTCCTAATCGGCAAGATGAACGCAATCAAACTAATGATTGGTTAACTTACCTAATTGAAGTACTCGCTCGCCAATTTAT
- the cas1f gene encoding type I-F CRISPR-associated endonuclease Cas1f, translated as MEQLPPSDLKTILHSKRANLYYLEHCRVMQKDGRVLYLTEAKNENCYYNIPIANTTVILLGTGTSITQAAMRMLATAGVLVGFCGGGGTPLFMGAEIEWLTPQNEYRPTEYLQGWMQFWFDQDKRLAAAKQFQQARINYLQQVWEKDRELKNEEFVYQNKIIQKALETFHARTKVAKDPTELLATEAQLTKTLYKYAANNTNQKNFIRQHKSLTKTNEFLNHGNYLAYGLAASCLWVLGIPHSFAVMHGKTRRGALVFDVADLIKDAIVLPWAFICAKDNASEQEFRQQVLQQFVEHQALDFMFNTVKAIALQNHSEQQIKEQNL; from the coding sequence ATGGAACAACTGCCTCCTTCAGACTTAAAAACAATATTACATTCCAAAAGAGCTAATCTCTACTATCTAGAACATTGTCGCGTTATGCAAAAAGATGGCCGAGTTTTATATCTAACGGAAGCTAAAAATGAAAACTGCTATTACAATATTCCCATTGCAAATACGACCGTAATTCTATTAGGCACAGGAACCTCTATCACTCAAGCCGCTATGCGAATGCTAGCCACCGCCGGCGTACTGGTCGGTTTTTGTGGCGGCGGTGGTACTCCTTTATTTATGGGTGCCGAAATCGAGTGGCTAACACCACAAAATGAGTATCGACCAACAGAATATTTGCAAGGCTGGATGCAGTTCTGGTTTGATCAAGATAAGCGTTTAGCCGCCGCAAAGCAGTTTCAGCAGGCGCGGATCAACTATTTACAACAAGTTTGGGAAAAAGATCGTGAATTGAAAAATGAAGAATTTGTTTACCAAAATAAAATAATCCAAAAGGCTTTAGAAACATTTCATGCGCGCACCAAAGTGGCTAAGGATCCCACAGAACTCTTAGCAACAGAAGCACAATTGACGAAAACTTTATATAAATATGCAGCAAATAATACCAACCAGAAAAATTTCATCCGACAACATAAATCACTCACTAAAACTAATGAGTTCCTTAATCACGGTAATTACTTAGCATACGGTTTAGCCGCCAGTTGCCTATGGGTATTAGGTATCCCGCATAGTTTTGCTGTTATGCATGGCAAAACTCGCCGCGGAGCACTGGTATTTGATGTGGCTGACTTAATTAAAGATGCGATAGTTCTGCCATGGGCCTTTATCTGCGCCAAGGACAATGCCAGCGAACAGGAGTTTCGCCAACAAGTATTACAACAATTTGTTGAGCATCAAGCACTGGATTTTATGTTTAACACCGTAAAAGCAATCGCATTGCAAAACCATTCTGAACAACAGATTAAGGAACAAAATCTATGA
- the potE gene encoding putrescine-ornithine antiporter, which yields MQVSKNKMSVLQLTILTTVNMMGSGIIMLPTKLAEVGTISILSWIVTAVGSMALAYAFSKCGMYSRRSGGMGGYAEYTFGKSGNFMANYTYGISLLIANVAIAISAVGYGAELFGVSLSPLLICIATIAVLWICTVANFGGAHITGQISSITVWGVIIPVMGISIIGWYWFKSDLYINSWNPHNFPFFQAVGSSIAMTLWAFLGMESACANSEAVDNPEKNVPIAVLGGTLGAAAIYIVSTNVIAGIVPNIDLANSTAPFGLAFAQIFNPTIGKVIMALMIMSCCGSLLGWQFTIAQVFKSSSDAGYFPKLFSAVNKAEAPIKGMLTIVIIQSGLALMTISPSLNKQFNVLVNLAVVTNIIPYILSMATMIILQKVANVEPQKAKMANIIAFIGATYSFYALYSSGEDAIMWGALATFLGWTLYGFVSPRFEMENNQNIHS from the coding sequence ATGCAGGTATCTAAAAATAAAATGAGTGTGCTACAGCTAACCATATTGACTACGGTGAATATGATGGGCTCAGGTATTATTATGCTGCCGACCAAGTTAGCAGAAGTTGGTACCATATCAATCCTCTCATGGATCGTTACCGCTGTCGGCTCAATGGCCCTGGCTTACGCTTTCTCAAAGTGTGGCATGTACAGCCGTCGCAGTGGCGGAATGGGTGGTTACGCTGAATATACCTTCGGTAAATCCGGCAACTTTATGGCTAACTACACTTATGGGATCTCACTATTAATTGCTAACGTGGCGATTGCTATCTCTGCAGTTGGGTATGGAGCAGAACTATTCGGGGTAAGCTTAAGCCCATTACTTATTTGTATCGCTACCATCGCCGTATTATGGATCTGTACTGTTGCTAACTTTGGTGGTGCTCACATCACGGGTCAGATAAGTAGTATCACCGTTTGGGGGGTTATTATTCCAGTTATGGGGATCTCCATTATTGGCTGGTACTGGTTCAAATCCGACCTATATATCAACTCCTGGAACCCACATAATTTTCCATTCTTTCAGGCAGTTGGCTCCTCAATTGCCATGACACTATGGGCATTTCTCGGCATGGAATCGGCTTGTGCAAATAGTGAAGCCGTTGATAACCCAGAGAAAAATGTTCCTATTGCCGTATTAGGCGGCACACTAGGCGCAGCAGCCATCTATATTGTATCCACCAATGTCATAGCCGGTATTGTACCTAATATAGACTTAGCTAACTCCACGGCCCCCTTTGGTTTAGCTTTCGCACAAATATTTAATCCCACGATCGGTAAAGTCATCATGGCGCTAATGATCATGTCATGTTGTGGTTCCCTACTGGGTTGGCAGTTTACCATTGCGCAAGTATTTAAATCATCATCGGATGCTGGCTACTTTCCAAAACTTTTCTCCGCTGTCAATAAAGCAGAAGCACCGATTAAAGGTATGCTGACTATTGTCATTATCCAATCTGGCTTAGCGCTAATGACCATTAGTCCATCATTAAACAAACAATTTAATGTATTAGTTAACCTCGCAGTTGTGACAAATATTATTCCTTATATTCTTTCTATGGCCACCATGATCATCTTACAAAAAGTGGCTAATGTTGAGCCACAGAAAGCAAAAATGGCTAATATTATTGCTTTTATTGGGGCCACCTATAGTTTTTATGCCTTATATTCTTCTGGAGAAGATGCCATTATGTGGGGCGCGCTAGCGACATTCTTAGGCTGGACGCTCTATGGCTTCGTTTCACCACGCTTCGAAATGGAAAATAATCAAAATATACATAGCTAA
- a CDS encoding LysR family transcriptional regulator, which yields MKKFLPQLENKMLMAFVAAAESGNFLQAGILLNKSKTTISRWINELEIILGYTLFDKRSNGSVLDINSNGKLLLPKVKMFLLSLQKLEKFSFALNNNKEPAAIRLAFNQLIPEEAIADVILKLKKEFPAVEIHIVHADLFDVEFTLNSNKADFVLGLQCVEIYNNINAQVVGDIQMMLVADPAHPLAKEQQVNSLSLSSETVIYPSLQGKVDDERYHFLPYSEMMLTTDYYSCVKLAEKGLGITYIPDHMAINSILTKKLKEVKVDKNEVNNIHSLMLYYRADYRYFAISAILSSGLKEWFGYH from the coding sequence ATGAAAAAATTTTTACCACAATTAGAAAATAAAATGCTGATGGCGTTTGTCGCTGCTGCTGAGTCAGGTAATTTTTTACAGGCAGGGATATTATTAAATAAGTCTAAAACGACAATTAGTCGTTGGATAAATGAACTTGAGATTATATTAGGCTACACGTTATTTGATAAACGCTCGAATGGTTCTGTTTTGGATATAAATAGTAATGGTAAACTTTTATTGCCAAAGGTGAAAATGTTTTTATTATCTTTACAAAAATTAGAAAAGTTTTCTTTCGCGTTAAATAATAATAAAGAGCCTGCGGCCATTAGATTAGCATTTAATCAATTGATTCCTGAAGAGGCGATTGCTGATGTAATATTGAAATTAAAGAAAGAATTTCCCGCTGTTGAAATACATATTGTTCATGCGGATTTATTTGATGTTGAATTTACCCTTAATAGTAATAAAGCAGATTTTGTTTTAGGCTTACAATGTGTTGAGATATATAACAATATTAATGCGCAAGTTGTCGGTGATATTCAAATGATGTTAGTGGCAGATCCTGCCCACCCTTTGGCGAAAGAACAACAGGTGAATAGTTTATCTTTATCTTCTGAAACAGTCATTTATCCTTCATTACAAGGTAAGGTCGATGATGAGCGATATCATTTTCTGCCTTATTCAGAAATGATGTTAACCACTGATTACTATTCGTGTGTGAAATTGGCTGAAAAAGGATTAGGTATTACTTATATTCCTGACCATATGGCTATTAATTCTATTTTGACAAAAAAATTAAAAGAGGTAAAAGTAGACAAAAATGAAGTCAATAATATCCATTCATTAATGCTATATTACCGTGCAGATTATCGTTATTTTGCCATATCTGCCATTTTAAGCTCAGGATTAAAAGAGTGGTTTGGTTATCATTAA
- the cas3f gene encoding type I-F CRISPR-associated helicase Cas3f, with translation MMVTFVSQCEKNALKRTRRILDAFANRIGDNTWQTLITKNGLKTVHKMLRQSASRNSAISCHWIRSRSRFQLLWVVGNKNKFNNEGHVPVNRTEKSLLGSQYENNWKYLPLIDAFTRLAGLLHDWGKATRLFQTKLDPQYKISAKGDPIRHEWISVLLFSALVKTSDQPQHDSSWLDTLITQRIDEAKLQNWLTEHHSHLQEIKPLTHLPDAASLLSWLIVSHHRLPSLRVDKEINNLKDQTSDTIAQLLQRLKQNWGYENRQDEKEYQQRVSQCFEFPQGLLSQSPAWLTALSSAANHLKQQLPLFLEAMQNGSWRLIAHHARLCLMLGDHHYSSQNNDPNWQTNINLYANTAREPNNGGKKLKQKLDEHLLNVTEAARNVVEYLPFFESEPPVACDIKELKPQKNPKQGFQWQDKAVTAISHYRDENNDNISGFFIVNMASTGCGKTLANAKIMQALSDDKQSLRFILALGLRTLTLQTGDEYRDRIGLDNSQLAVLIGSQAIQQLHQDELAPKNEEQETDYEATGSASVENLFDGDDELRWQDDAWQGILPEEELTTVLRRAKDRALLYAPVLACTIDHIMAATETTRGGRYILPCLRLMSSDLVIDEVDDFMGEDLVAIGRLIHLAGMLGRKVMISSATIPPDLALSFFHAYQQGWYLHATSRHLNHQVGCVWVDEFTAHLATLNNSEQTAQYYQAEHQTFIQKRTERLAEKPARRKATILPLPRDKNDTDQQKSYFQAIQQAIIAQHQQHSFPDKLTGINVSFGVVRMANIQPCIQLTRFLLEAIWPQEVDIRAMAYHSQQVLLLRHAQEKHLDAVLKRKEEPGEAPAALNDPVIRNHLNQTKAKQLIFILVATPVEEVGRDHDFDWAVIEPSSYRSLIQLAGRVRRHRETAVKQPNITLLQYNWKGYQGKNQQVFSQPGYETAAKYTLATHDLTQLVDENQLRATVDATLRIQKPTELQPKNRLADLEHHVISQTLGCQYIFPAKKNVVPVMLRGRLINQPTTGKTSDQLWGYTSGCWWMTGLPQYWNRFRSSAPSTQLYLMEIKENQRPVFQLYDKQSGWVPVEHLFGIKPKPLAEHLLQKLWLVRDYVELINQRQQENEQIPGNSYIFGEITFTHWDNEHCTYHYNDQWGLEKVVD, from the coding sequence ATGATGGTAACGTTTGTTTCTCAGTGTGAGAAAAATGCTTTGAAAAGAACACGCCGAATATTAGATGCCTTTGCCAATCGGATTGGCGATAACACCTGGCAAACCTTGATCACTAAAAATGGATTAAAAACCGTACATAAAATGTTACGCCAAAGCGCTAGCAGAAATAGTGCTATCAGTTGCCACTGGATACGATCTCGTTCCCGTTTTCAATTATTATGGGTGGTTGGTAACAAAAATAAATTTAATAACGAAGGCCATGTTCCTGTTAACCGCACGGAAAAATCACTACTTGGCAGCCAGTATGAAAATAACTGGAAGTACCTGCCGTTAATTGATGCTTTCACTCGTCTGGCAGGCTTATTACACGATTGGGGAAAAGCCACTCGCTTATTTCAAACTAAATTAGATCCACAATATAAAATTTCAGCTAAAGGTGATCCAATTAGGCATGAATGGATCTCGGTATTACTGTTTAGTGCGTTAGTGAAAACCAGTGACCAACCTCAGCATGATTCAAGCTGGCTTGACACCTTGATTACTCAGCGCATTGATGAAGCAAAGCTACAGAATTGGCTAACAGAACATCACAGTCATCTACAGGAGATAAAACCGTTAACCCACCTACCTGATGCCGCATCACTATTAAGTTGGTTAATCGTTTCCCATCACCGGTTACCTTCCCTACGAGTTGATAAGGAAATTAACAATTTAAAAGATCAAACTAGTGACACGATAGCCCAATTATTGCAGCGGCTGAAACAAAACTGGGGATACGAAAATCGGCAAGATGAAAAAGAATATCAACAACGAGTGAGTCAGTGCTTCGAATTTCCCCAGGGATTACTCAGTCAATCGCCGGCTTGGCTTACAGCGCTAAGTTCAGCGGCCAACCATTTAAAACAACAGTTACCCCTGTTCCTGGAAGCAATGCAAAATGGCAGTTGGCGCCTAATTGCTCATCATGCTCGCTTATGTTTAATGTTGGGCGATCATCATTACTCATCACAAAATAACGATCCTAACTGGCAAACCAATATTAATTTATATGCCAACACTGCACGTGAACCAAATAACGGCGGTAAAAAATTAAAGCAAAAATTGGATGAACATCTACTCAATGTTACAGAAGCGGCGAGAAATGTAGTGGAATATTTGCCTTTTTTTGAAAGTGAACCGCCAGTCGCCTGTGATATCAAGGAATTAAAACCACAGAAAAATCCCAAACAAGGTTTTCAATGGCAAGACAAGGCAGTAACGGCAATTAGCCATTATCGCGATGAAAATAACGACAATATTAGCGGTTTTTTTATCGTCAATATGGCCAGTACCGGTTGTGGTAAAACGCTGGCCAACGCCAAAATTATGCAAGCTTTATCGGATGATAAACAGAGTCTACGTTTCATACTCGCATTGGGATTGCGTACACTGACATTGCAAACTGGGGATGAATACCGTGATCGGATCGGGCTCGATAATAGCCAATTAGCGGTCTTAATCGGCTCGCAAGCGATCCAACAGTTGCATCAAGATGAACTAGCGCCGAAAAATGAAGAGCAAGAAACGGATTATGAGGCAACGGGCTCAGCATCTGTGGAAAATTTATTCGATGGTGACGACGAATTACGCTGGCAAGATGACGCCTGGCAAGGAATTCTGCCAGAAGAAGAGCTGACCACTGTGTTAAGACGCGCAAAAGATCGCGCTCTACTCTATGCGCCAGTGTTAGCTTGTACCATCGACCATATCATGGCCGCAACCGAGACCACACGTGGTGGACGCTATATTCTGCCCTGTCTAAGATTAATGTCCTCCGATTTAGTAATCGATGAAGTTGATGATTTTATGGGCGAAGATCTGGTCGCTATTGGCCGATTAATTCATCTGGCCGGTATGTTGGGGCGCAAAGTGATGATCTCATCAGCCACTATACCACCAGATCTGGCATTAAGTTTTTTCCATGCCTATCAGCAAGGCTGGTATCTGCATGCCACTAGCCGACATCTTAATCATCAGGTTGGTTGCGTCTGGGTCGATGAATTTACCGCCCACCTTGCCACCCTCAATAACAGTGAACAAACTGCGCAATACTATCAAGCTGAACATCAGACATTTATCCAAAAACGAACTGAGCGGCTGGCGGAAAAACCAGCAAGACGCAAAGCAACAATTTTGCCATTGCCACGTGATAAAAATGATACTGATCAGCAAAAAAGCTACTTTCAGGCTATTCAGCAAGCAATTATTGCTCAACACCAACAGCACAGTTTCCCTGACAAGCTCACCGGTATTAATGTCTCTTTTGGTGTTGTACGGATGGCAAATATTCAGCCATGTATTCAGTTAACCCGTTTCTTATTGGAAGCCATTTGGCCGCAAGAGGTCGATATTCGGGCCATGGCCTATCACAGCCAACAAGTACTGTTATTGCGCCATGCACAGGAAAAACATCTTGATGCGGTACTTAAACGCAAGGAAGAGCCGGGAGAAGCACCCGCCGCACTGAATGACCCAGTGATCCGTAACCACCTTAATCAGACCAAAGCAAAACAGTTGATCTTTATTCTAGTCGCCACACCAGTAGAAGAAGTCGGCCGCGATCATGATTTTGATTGGGCAGTGATTGAACCTTCCTCCTACCGTTCGCTGATCCAATTAGCCGGACGGGTGCGCCGCCATCGTGAAACCGCGGTTAAACAACCCAATATAACCCTACTACAATACAACTGGAAAGGCTATCAGGGTAAAAATCAGCAAGTATTTTCGCAGCCGGGTTATGAAACCGCCGCAAAATATACTTTAGCAACTCATGATCTAACGCAATTAGTCGACGAAAACCAATTACGCGCCACAGTCGATGCCACACTGCGCATCCAAAAGCCAACCGAGTTACAGCCTAAAAATAGGCTGGCTGATTTGGAGCACCATGTTATTTCTCAAACACTTGGCTGCCAATATATCTTTCCAGCGAAAAAAAATGTGGTACCGGTTATGCTCAGAGGTAGATTAATAAATCAGCCAACAACAGGAAAAACGTCTGATCAGCTATGGGGTTACACCAGTGGTTGTTGGTGGATGACCGGACTACCACAATACTGGAACCGATTTCGTAGTAGCGCGCCTTCAACCCAACTATACCTGATGGAGATTAAAGAAAATCAACGACCGGTTTTTCAACTGTATGATAAACAGAGTGGTTGGGTACCAGTTGAACATCTATTTGGCATCAAACCAAAACCTTTAGCAGAACATTTGCTACAAAAATTATGGCTGGTGCGAGATTACGTCGAGTTAATCAATCAACGACAACAGGAAAACGAACAAATTCCCGGCAACTCATACATTTTTGGCGAAATTACTTTTACTCATTGGGATAATGAGCACTGTACTTATCATTACAACGATCAATGGGGATTGGAGAAAGTGGTTGACTGA
- a CDS encoding DUF1311 domain-containing protein — MKKLTLVIMLFISKLVLADSINIDQTLEQCLAKPTTVSTLDSVDCYQNALKLWDNELNEQYQLLIADKKLSSKFKTALKKSQLAWIKYRDLNLEAINRFYDTQQGTYWGIAAMANKIELTKNKALELTKLRTSTEIGN; from the coding sequence ATGAAAAAATTAACCCTAGTTATCATGTTATTTATCAGTAAATTGGTGCTAGCCGATAGCATTAATATCGATCAAACGTTAGAACAATGTTTAGCGAAACCAACAACGGTATCAACCCTCGATAGCGTTGATTGTTACCAAAATGCGTTAAAGTTATGGGATAACGAATTGAACGAGCAATACCAATTATTAATCGCCGATAAAAAGTTAAGCTCAAAATTCAAAACTGCATTGAAAAAATCACAATTGGCATGGATAAAATATCGCGATCTCAACTTAGAAGCGATTAACCGCTTTTATGATACTCAGCAAGGAACCTATTGGGGGATCGCCGCGATGGCCAACAAAATTGAGTTAACTAAAAATAAAGCGTTAGAATTAACCAAATTAAGAACAAGCACTGAAATCGGTAATTAA